In Candidatus Nitrosotenuis uzonensis, the sequence AAAATAATGGACGAGTTTGCAAAAATTGCAGAGACCTAGTCTTTCTTTTCCTTTAGGTCTTTGAGCTCTTTTTCTGATTCAAGCTTGCCTTTCTCGTATTCTACTCTTGCCTTGCCCATGGTCTTGGCAAGCTCTGGAATCTTTTTTGCGCCAAATATCAATATCGCAGCTGCAATTATGATAAAGATCCACTCTTGTCCGGCGATAAGGCCCATAATACTTGATAGCATCTATTTGTTCTTAGGCATATCTTCAGATTTAAGTCTTCTAGTATTTCGCTCGCGTCTCTCAAGCAAAAACATGCCTACGACATAAAGCCCAATCATGGGACCTGAAATGAACCACATTGTCACACCGCTCCCATCTGGGGTTACAATTGCACCGACTATGACAAGAATCACAAACGCGTACCTGATGTTTCTTCTCCAAAACTGCACGTCGGTCATTCCGGAAGCGGTGGCAGCATACATTATCAGTGGAAGTTGGAATGCAACTCCGAATGCCAAAAGAAATTGCAGCACAAAGGTAACAAAGTCCATCACGTTCAGAAATGTGACCAGTCCGGACGACTCACCGTACTGGTAAAGAAAATCAAGCATGAACGGAATTACTGTAAGGTACGCAAATATGGCACCGGTGACAAATAACGCGATTGCAGGCAGTGCTATTGAGCGGACTGCATGCACTTCGCTTTCAGAAAGAGCCGGCTTGATAAACGATGTAAGCTCGCGTACAATGATGGGCATCGAGACAACCAATCCCACCAGAGCGGCAATGTATACCTGAGCATAAAAGGCCTGGCCCGGAGCAGTCTGTATGAGCTGCACATTCTGAGGCACAAGTGTCTCTTTCATGTAGTTTGTAATCTGGGCTGCCATGTTGTGCAGTGGTTCTGGCATTGGATAGTACAGCGTGATTCCGCCTACTACAACTGGCGCAAGCTTGAACGTTAGCATAAACGTGATGATTATTCCCAGCGCAATGACTATCCTGATTATCCTGCTCCTAAGCTCCGCCAAATGTGCATAGATTCCCTGCAGCTCTGACATGCCTTGTATGGGCGACGAATATCTATTTAGGTTGCGAAATTAATGCTTTCCAGGGATGGGCAGCAGCTTTGCGTCTGCAAGACCGGACTTTTTACGCTCCTCTTCGGTGATGTCCTTGAATTCTATTGAGATTATCCCTCTTAGCTTAAATCTTGATTCCATTTCCTTTGCGAGCTGGCCAATTTCCTTTCCTGTGTAGATCTCTTTGGAATTCTCAAGAAATACTCTGGTTCCCTTTTCTTTTGGCTCGCCACCGAATTTGTCCTTTAGGAATTTTGTGACTTCGTCGACTTCTTTTTTTTCGACATTGTTGTGGTAAAATGCTATTCCCTTGATAGGTGTGTAATCAAGTGGTGTTCCGTTTCTGTACATGAATGTGCCGATAAATATTGCCTCTGATTCGGGCTCTTTGACTCCCTTTATCTCCCAGTTCAGAACTTTGGCTGGATCATATTCTGCTTTTAGCATCTCATCAGCTGTCAGTTTCCAGTATCTATGTCGGCTCACTTTAGTTTTAGAATCTACATTGCATTATAAATTAATACATTATACCATAACATCTATTCCCTGTTGTAGATTATATTAGAGCGAGGATAAATCCGACTCGTTGCCCCTCTTTGAAGTGCAAGTAATAATTGAAAACAAGCCGGGGATGAACGATCCCGAAGGAGAAACAATA encodes:
- a CDS encoding twin-arginine translocase TatA/TatE family subunit, whose product is MGLIAGQEWIFIIIAAAILIFGAKKIPELAKTMGKARVEYEKGKLESEKELKDLKEKKD
- the tatC gene encoding twin-arginine translocase subunit TatC, which produces MSELQGIYAHLAELRSRIIRIVIALGIIITFMLTFKLAPVVVGGITLYYPMPEPLHNMAAQITNYMKETLVPQNVQLIQTAPGQAFYAQVYIAALVGLVVSMPIIVRELTSFIKPALSESEVHAVRSIALPAIALFVTGAIFAYLTVIPFMLDFLYQYGESSGLVTFLNVMDFVTFVLQFLLAFGVAFQLPLIMYAATASGMTDVQFWRRNIRYAFVILVIVGAIVTPDGSGVTMWFISGPMIGLYVVGMFLLERRERNTRRLKSEDMPKNK